Genomic DNA from Paenibacillus sp. MBLB1832:
CGCGAAGCCGTTCAAGTTCATTGTCACGCGGTCATCGAAACGTGAGCCGATCGAAATGATCAGATCCGCATTCTGAATCGCCGTATTCGCTGTATACGTACCATGCATCCCCGGCATGCCGAGCCATAGCTCGTGCGCACTTGGGAAGCCGCTTAGGCCAAGCAAGGTCGTCGCAACAGGAATCTGTGTTTTATTTACAAATTCGATCAATTCATTAGAAGCATCGGCATATACAACGCCGCCACCTGCTAAGATAATCGGATGTTCAGCTTCCTCAATCGCTTTAATCAATTTATCAACCTGCATTTTGTTCGGCTGCACCGTTGGATTGTATCCACGAATGTTAACTTCAGTAACAGGTTTAAATATCGTTTTATGAGCGGAGACATCCTTAGGAATGTCAATGAGAACCGGGCCTTTACGACCTGTGTTCGCAATATGGAATGCTTCATGAATAATACGAGGCAGATCTTTCACGTCTCTGACCAAGTAGCTGTGCTTCGTAATTGGCATAGTAATGCCCGTGATGTCAGCCTCTTGGAAAGCATCCGTACCGATGAAGTTCGTTGCCACGTTACCCGTAATAACAACTAGAGGAACAGAATCCATATATGCTGTAGCAATCCCCGTGACAAGGTTTGTAGCCCCCGGTCCGGACGTTGCGATACATACACCAACTTTGCCTGTTGAACGCGCATAGCCGTCAGCCGCATGAATTGCGCCTTGCTCATGTCTTGTCAACAAGTGATTGAAATCATCAAAACCATGCATTGCATCATAGATGTACAATACAGCGCCGCCTGGGTATCCGAAGACGCAGTCCACACCCTCCAGCAATAAGCTTCTTAGCAAAATTTCGGAACCCGTAATCAGGTCTGGCTGCGTCAGCTTATCAATTAGTTCTTCTTTAGAGCGTTTTGGTTCAGTTTGAACATTCATTGTGATCCTCCTCTCGAAAAGTCAGTTCCTGTCATTGTCTACCATGCCTTGAAAATAAGAAAAACCCCTATTCATCCCAGACACGCACTACACGTGTTCAACGGGACGAAAGGGGTTTAAGCTTCCGTGGTACCACCCAAATTTGCTACATGCCTCACAGCATATAACCTTAGCAGGTATGTTCATGAATGAACATTACCCTCAGCACGATAACGTGTGCTCTTCCGATTCTCCCTAGTACATGCAGATACTCGACATGTTTCAGGAAAACAGCTCCGAGGTGACTTCGTACGTAAGGGATTAAGGCGATGGTTTCAGCAAGTCCAACGCTCTCTGCTCATAAGTGCCCTTATTACTTCTTCCTCTTCATAGCGATTCATTCGTATGATTAAAGATTATTATATGCATCTGCATCACAATAGTCAATAGGAACTTTCGAATAAAAAAATAGAGATGGAGAGAAGATAATACCAATTCTTTGGAAAGTTCTGAGGAGGCCATCCATGAACCCGTCTCTACAAGTCCCTTTCCCCCTCTCAACAAACTTGCAAGATAATGTGAAATGGTTGAAACAGCAACTAGGCGAGAGTTCCGATATGAACTACCGTCAATTCGAATTAGGCGTCTATCCTGACACCAATGGGGTTGCAATGTTTTACATCGAGGGAATTGTAAAGTATGACATCATTAATGAACATATAACGAAACCCCTGCTCTCTTCTCAAGAAAATGAGAGCTATTGGCGGCAAGATATCTGTTTTCATGACTTACTGTGCCAGGCAATCACAATCAGCGATTTGTCACTCAGCTTTGATGGCGATACAATCGTTTCTGCTCTGCTCGAAGGCAAAACTATTCTATTTGCGGACGGCTATAACGAAGCGCTTATTGCTGGTACTGCGGGCTGGGAAAAGCGTGCGGTCGATGAGCCTCAAACGCAGACGGTGGTAAGGGGACCCAAAGAAGGCTTCACGGAGGATTTGCGTACAAATACGGCGCTAATTCGCAGGAAAATCCGGTCTCCGCAGCTCCGCTTCCTCAGCTTACACATAGGACGAGTCACCCAAACCGAAGTGGTTATTGCTTACTTAGTGGGGATCACAGATCCCAAGGTCGTCGAAGAAGCGAGACAGCGCCTAGCCCGTATCGATACAGACAGTGTGCTAGAAAGCGGCTACCTCGAAGAATACATCGAGGACGTTACGTATTCTCCTTTTCCAACCATCATGAATACGGAACGGCCCGATTCGGCAGCTGCTGGGTTATTGGAAGGACAAATCGCCATCTTGGTGGATGGGACTCCCTTTGTA
This window encodes:
- the ilvB gene encoding biosynthetic-type acetolactate synthase large subunit, which encodes MNVQTEPKRSKEELIDKLTQPDLITGSEILLRSLLLEGVDCVFGYPGGAVLYIYDAMHGFDDFNHLLTRHEQGAIHAADGYARSTGKVGVCIATSGPGATNLVTGIATAYMDSVPLVVITGNVATNFIGTDAFQEADITGITMPITKHSYLVRDVKDLPRIIHEAFHIANTGRKGPVLIDIPKDVSAHKTIFKPVTEVNIRGYNPTVQPNKMQVDKLIKAIEEAEHPIILAGGGVVYADASNELIEFVNKTQIPVATTLLGLSGFPSAHELWLGMPGMHGTYTANTAIQNADLIISIGSRFDDRVTMNLNGFAPKVKTIAHIDVDPAEIGKNVKTDIPCVGDVKAVLEYANTKAKPANNAAWIAELQENKVKFPLKYDQTETELKPQFVVEMISETTKGEAIITTDVGQHQMWAAQFYRFKNPRSLVTSGGLGTMGFGFPSAIGAQMGNPDKLVVSINGDGGVQMCAQELAICAINNIPVKIVIINNQVLGMVRQWQEIIYENRYSHIDLAGSPDFVKLAEAYGVKGLRATTKEEARRVWQEALDTPGPVVIDFVVPKGENVFPMVKAGDTISDMLMGDSE
- a CDS encoding spore germination protein; this translates as MNPSLQVPFPLSTNLQDNVKWLKQQLGESSDMNYRQFELGVYPDTNGVAMFYIEGIVKYDIINEHITKPLLSSQENESYWRQDICFHDLLCQAITISDLSLSFDGDTIVSALLEGKTILFADGYNEALIAGTAGWEKRAVDEPQTQTVVRGPKEGFTEDLRTNTALIRRKIRSPQLRFLSLHIGRVTQTEVVIAYLVGITDPKVVEEARQRLARIDTDSVLESGYLEEYIEDVTYSPFPTIMNTERPDSAAAGLLEGQIAILVDGTPFVLQAPVTFFRFLQSSEDYYQRFDIATFIRIIRYISFFVSMLLPALYIAITTFHQEMLPTTLLISLAAQREGVPLPALAEAFLMEITFEVLREAGVRMPRVIGSAISIVGALVLGQASVQAGLVSAAMVIIVSFTAISNFVTPALNMAVAARLIRFGLMLLAGTFGLFGILTGCMAILIHLASLRSFGVPYLTPIAPLVMTRLLDTFIRVPRWLAMVRPLSKTNRTRQKPYDKPSPPPKNRL